From Mycoplasma sp. 2045, a single genomic window includes:
- a CDS encoding MAG5620 family putative phospho-sugar mutase: MSQINNKITHWFNFYKSKELINSDINEFVRKVDNQFPNGEFYTRAKSTVYGIEFDTQNQLGYNNLNPYTLLNLISLFDKSLPRKSIFNRKRKVLVALKNKVNINSKLQDLLIRFLNDKKYHVYTFNIDKLNDFFINTTVNNMYLDYSVYLDYKETNNKFYLKIYNKNKLISLEEQEKLINELYEVKDHIFVSDSNYSIVLNSDKVIDSAYENFLKSVKYEFDFSSNNKLVVYTLISDNLSNYIINRFLSNLNVKVSKLNPTLNKDLKNKNSTFSIVKWALSTNYNANLIIVMDEHNDIKLFARVKNSFVELNNDQIAYLFISNQYLKWKETKLTDKPNIFIPLDASELIINLLNTFKIPYEFENKMDDPNNILFAYNSNSFSNDINEHLSFENYDFLFNFCVMLQEYLENNNLLTLKYNKMIESMNKTYYVYSYINKTVQDMKNVFDYLVNKPTGFLKKSKIDKLQLLDWDNTKQHYIFQVKTKGKRFSTITSVSYKKAKKEIEIKTEFQSHMYKFHPFLETIWANLVKNKIRKRILKIVKQINKLQEKKV, translated from the coding sequence ATGAGTCAAATTAACAATAAAATCACACATTGATTTAATTTCTATAAATCCAAGGAACTAATAAATTCAGACATTAATGAATTTGTTAGAAAGGTTGATAATCAGTTTCCAAATGGTGAATTTTACACAAGAGCAAAATCAACTGTTTACGGAATTGAATTTGATACACAAAATCAACTTGGTTACAACAATTTAAACCCTTATACATTGCTTAATTTGATTTCACTTTTTGATAAATCACTTCCTAGAAAGTCAATTTTTAATAGAAAAAGAAAAGTTTTAGTTGCATTAAAAAACAAAGTTAATATTAATTCTAAACTTCAAGATTTATTAATTAGATTTTTAAATGATAAAAAGTACCACGTTTATACTTTTAATATTGATAAGCTAAATGATTTTTTTATCAATACAACTGTAAACAATATGTATTTAGATTATTCAGTTTATTTAGATTACAAAGAAACTAATAATAAGTTTTATTTAAAAATTTACAACAAAAATAAATTAATTTCACTGGAAGAACAAGAGAAGTTAATTAATGAGCTTTATGAAGTTAAAGATCACATATTTGTTTCTGATTCAAATTATTCAATTGTTTTAAACTCAGACAAAGTTATTGACTCAGCTTATGAAAACTTCTTAAAATCAGTTAAATATGAATTTGATTTTAGTTCAAACAACAAATTGGTTGTTTATACACTTATTAGCGACAATTTATCAAACTACATTATTAATAGATTTTTATCAAATTTAAATGTTAAGGTTTCAAAGTTGAACCCAACACTTAATAAAGATTTAAAAAATAAAAATTCAACTTTTTCTATTGTTAAATGAGCTCTATCAACTAATTACAATGCTAACTTAATTATTGTTATGGATGAACATAATGATATTAAGTTATTTGCTAGAGTTAAAAATAGCTTTGTTGAATTAAATAATGACCAAATCGCTTATCTTTTCATTTCAAACCAATATTTAAAATGAAAAGAAACTAAGTTAACTGATAAACCAAATATTTTTATTCCACTAGATGCTTCAGAGTTAATTATCAACTTACTTAATACTTTTAAAATTCCTTATGAATTTGAAAATAAAATGGATGACCCAAATAACATTTTATTTGCATATAATTCAAATTCATTTTCAAATGATATTAATGAACATTTAAGTTTTGAAAATTATGATTTTCTATTTAACTTCTGCGTGATGTTGCAAGAGTATTTAGAAAACAATAACTTACTTACACTTAAATACAACAAGATGATTGAATCAATGAATAAAACTTACTATGTTTATTCATACATTAACAAAACTGTTCAAGATATGAAAAATGTTTTTGATTATTTAGTCAATAAACCAACCGGCTTTCTTAAAAAATCAAAAATAGATAAGCTCCAATTACTTGATTGAGATAACACAAAACAACATTACATTTTTCAAGTTAAAACAAAAGGCAAAAGATTCTCAACTATTACAAGTGTTTCTTACAAGAAAGCTAAAAAAGAGATTGAAATTAAAACTGAATTTCAATCTCATATGTATAAATTTCATCCATTTTTAGAAACTATATGAGCTAATTTAGTTAAAAATAAAATCAGAAAAAGAATTTTAAAAATTGTTAAACAAATAAACAAGCTGCAAGAGAAAAAAGTATAA
- the aspS gene encoding aspartate--tRNA ligase → MKKTIKNNQLRLENVGQVVTLYGWVANKRRFGELNFVDLRDKFGITQLVFKTPISFTKESVLEVTGTVCERKDRNPDLPTGDIEILVDEYKVLSSSKEQLPFQIRDDIEVKEELRLEYKFLDLRRNVMQNNIKLRNDVIFAIREYLQSQEFTEIETPILSKATPEGARDFLVPTRNKENAFYALPQSPQLFKQLLMISGFEKYYQIARCFRDEDSRKDRQPEFTQLDIEVSFMDVPSFQSYIEGLFKHFMKKVMNVDIKVPFDRVRFDDCIRDYGSDKPDFRFENKIVDIPEFAKNSDFSIITSAPSIRLLHFVEKINKKEYKKLEEIAKKNKVKALFYLVVNENKELVETNFAQKLNPADVQELISQFGEGTYLICADKFENASQALGALRVELNSWYGWARDEYNFKWIIDWPMFEYDEETGKWAAAHHPFTQFDNPLEDLDKLPKEKIRAKSYDLVLNGFELGSGSARIYDEEVQTKMFEMINLSKEEQQNKFGFFLKAFEYGVPPHCGIGLGIDRLIMILANQKTIRDVIAFPKNSKNEDLMTQAPSSVDSEQLTELFLEVKSK, encoded by the coding sequence ATGAAAAAAACAATTAAAAATAATCAATTAAGATTAGAAAATGTTGGACAAGTTGTTACTTTATACGGGTGAGTAGCTAACAAACGTAGATTTGGTGAATTAAACTTCGTTGACTTACGTGACAAATTTGGAATTACACAATTAGTATTTAAAACACCTATTTCATTCACAAAAGAATCTGTTTTAGAAGTAACCGGAACAGTTTGTGAAAGAAAAGATAGAAATCCTGACTTACCTACAGGAGATATTGAAATTTTAGTTGATGAATACAAAGTTTTATCATCATCTAAAGAACAATTACCATTCCAAATTAGAGATGACATTGAAGTTAAAGAAGAATTAAGACTTGAATATAAATTCTTAGACTTACGTAGAAATGTGATGCAAAATAACATTAAATTACGTAATGATGTAATTTTTGCAATTAGAGAATACTTACAATCTCAAGAATTCACAGAAATCGAAACACCAATTTTATCTAAAGCAACACCAGAGGGAGCTAGAGACTTTTTAGTCCCTACACGTAATAAAGAAAATGCATTTTATGCACTTCCACAAAGTCCTCAATTATTCAAACAATTATTAATGATTTCAGGATTTGAAAAATACTACCAAATAGCAAGATGCTTCAGAGATGAAGACTCACGTAAAGATAGACAGCCTGAATTCACACAATTAGATATCGAAGTAAGTTTTATGGACGTTCCTAGCTTCCAATCATACATTGAAGGTTTATTCAAACACTTTATGAAAAAAGTTATGAATGTTGATATCAAAGTTCCTTTTGATAGAGTAAGATTTGATGACTGTATTAGAGATTATGGATCAGACAAACCTGACTTTAGATTTGAAAACAAAATTGTTGATATTCCTGAATTTGCTAAAAATAGTGATTTTAGCATCATAACATCAGCTCCTTCAATTAGATTGCTTCATTTTGTAGAAAAAATTAACAAAAAAGAATACAAGAAACTTGAAGAAATAGCTAAGAAAAACAAAGTTAAAGCATTATTCTACTTGGTTGTTAATGAAAATAAAGAATTAGTAGAAACAAACTTTGCCCAAAAATTAAATCCAGCAGATGTACAAGAATTAATTTCACAATTTGGTGAAGGAACATACTTGATTTGTGCTGATAAATTTGAAAACGCTTCACAAGCTTTAGGAGCATTAAGAGTTGAACTTAATTCTTGATATGGATGAGCTAGAGATGAATATAACTTCAAATGAATTATTGACTGACCTATGTTCGAATATGATGAAGAAACAGGAAAATGAGCAGCAGCTCACCATCCATTCACTCAATTCGATAATCCATTAGAAGATTTAGATAAATTACCTAAAGAAAAAATTAGAGCAAAAAGTTACGACTTAGTTCTTAATGGGTTTGAATTAGGTTCAGGTTCAGCTAGAATTTATGATGAAGAAGTTCAAACTAAAATGTTTGAAATGATCAATCTATCAAAAGAAGAGCAACAAAACAAATTCGGATTTTTCTTAAAAGCTTTTGAATATGGAGTCCCACCACACTGTGGTATTGGTCTTGGAATCGATAGATTAATTATGATTTTAGCTAACCAAAAAACTATTAGAGATGTTATTGCATTCCCTAAAAATTCAAAAAATGAAGACCTTATGACCCAAGCTCCTTCAAGTGTTGATTCAGAGCAATTAACAGAATTATTCCTTGAAGTCAAGTCTAAATAG
- a CDS encoding DUF262 domain-containing protein, whose translation MIVNPDYQRNFVYNPEKTSKLIESALMGIPLPSIYLCEEEDGRLSVIDGQQRLKTLIEFTENKFSLNKKINSEDWKNKKYTELNLEDQKTIDETNLYAYTLIKGQDKLKFDIFERLNKGAVNLNEQELRNCVYHGQYNKMINELSKEDVVQQLFKFKNTRMKYQEFILRFLALSDSKEYNGYMKQFLNEHMDHHIDAIKNIENKTKKDKNKFLNISKLVLEALGKDAFCKIGSIGEIKHNSFNIGYYESIMIAFSKFDEQSIRDNYDEIYKEIDSLKRENKTYKSTMKSSTTSKDNVMKRIDLVTKSLTKIIGKNKNKIQPRSFPSDWKPKLAKDQDYKCGICGQEMRNIDITEIDHIIPYSKGGETTRENAQLVHEKCNRSKSNK comes from the coding sequence TTGATTGTAAACCCTGACTACCAAAGAAATTTTGTTTATAATCCAGAAAAAACATCAAAATTAATAGAATCTGCTCTTATGGGCATACCTCTTCCTAGCATATATTTATGCGAAGAAGAAGATGGCCGTTTATCAGTAATTGATGGCCAACAAAGATTAAAAACTCTTATTGAGTTTACAGAAAATAAATTTTCTTTAAATAAAAAAATTAATTCAGAAGATTGAAAAAATAAAAAATATACAGAACTGAATTTAGAAGATCAAAAAACCATTGATGAAACTAATCTATATGCATATACCTTGATAAAAGGACAAGATAAGCTGAAATTTGATATTTTTGAGAGATTAAATAAAGGTGCAGTCAATCTAAATGAGCAAGAATTAAGAAATTGCGTTTATCATGGTCAATATAATAAAATGATAAATGAATTGTCTAAAGAAGATGTAGTGCAACAATTATTTAAATTCAAAAATACTCGCATGAAATATCAAGAATTTATCTTACGTTTCCTAGCTCTAAGCGACTCCAAAGAATACAATGGTTATATGAAGCAATTTTTAAATGAGCATATGGATCATCATATTGATGCAATAAAGAATATAGAAAACAAAACGAAAAAAGATAAAAATAAATTTTTAAATATATCTAAATTAGTTCTTGAAGCACTTGGAAAAGATGCTTTTTGTAAGATTGGTTCAATAGGCGAAATTAAACATAATAGTTTTAATATTGGATATTATGAATCAATTATGATTGCATTTAGTAAGTTTGATGAACAAAGTATAAGAGATAATTATGATGAAATTTATAAGGAAATTGATTCATTAAAACGTGAGAACAAAACGTACAAATCTACTATGAAAAGTTCAACTACTTCAAAAGATAATGTTATGAAGAGAATTGATTTAGTAACTAAATCATTGACAAAAATTATTGGAAAAAATAAAAATAAGATACAACCTAGATCTTTTCCATCAGATTGAAAACCAAAATTAGCTAAAGATCAGGATTATAAATGTGGTATTTGTGGGCAAGAAATGCGCAACATTGATATTACTGAAATAGACCATATCATACCATATTCTAAAGGTGGAGAAACAACAAGAGAAAATGCTCAATTGGTACATGAAAAATGTAATCGATCAAAAAGCAATAAATAA
- the nusG gene encoding transcription termination/antitermination protein NusG — translation MNNFKWYMISTVRGKEEQVIEALNNRIIAENVAESFNQYATQDGAFKIFKKPILTAKELEKRRLGQEYKVKYTNLYPGYIFANMDMTDEAWYVVRNTQNVTGIIGSSGKGAKPTPVSSREIRKMEKAAEEATHLFNLGKNLQGLKINDLVVVLDGPFKGEIGPIKSLNLDANIATIQIESFGKRTSVELSIDSLEHSTEY, via the coding sequence ATGAATAATTTTAAATGATACATGATCTCTACTGTTAGAGGAAAAGAAGAACAAGTTATCGAAGCTTTAAATAACCGTATTATTGCTGAAAATGTTGCAGAATCATTTAATCAATATGCAACACAAGATGGCGCTTTTAAAATCTTTAAAAAACCTATTTTAACAGCTAAAGAATTAGAAAAAAGACGTTTAGGTCAAGAATACAAGGTTAAATATACAAATCTTTACCCTGGATACATTTTCGCAAATATGGATATGACAGATGAAGCTTGATACGTTGTACGTAACACACAAAATGTTACAGGTATCATCGGTTCATCTGGTAAAGGAGCAAAGCCTACACCTGTTTCTTCTAGAGAAATTAGAAAAATGGAAAAAGCCGCTGAAGAAGCTACACACTTATTTAACTTAGGTAAAAACTTACAAGGACTTAAAATTAATGATTTAGTTGTAGTTTTAGATGGTCCATTTAAAGGTGAAATTGGTCCAATTAAATCATTAAACTTAGACGCAAATATCGCTACAATTCAAATTGAATCATTTGGAAAAAGAACTTCTGTTGAATTAAGCATCGATTCATTAGAGCATTCAACAGAATACTAA
- the hisS gene encoding histidine--tRNA ligase, with translation MITKIKGTKDYSPVEFLLKDFVTDMFTETVAKAGYVLVETPIMEQASLFRRSVDDSEIVKKEMYEFKDKGDRDIALRPEGTAPFVRALIEQKWLNDGFSKFAYYGPMFRYEQPQKGRYRQFYQAGVEFVGEKAYTKDVEVILLAAHILDNLMVDWELKINTIGDELSRKQYEEALYNYLLLYKSELSEISQERLESKKVLRILDDKEDSQKPFIKNAPKIADYLSDESKEYFVKVTTALDAANIEYKVSNELVRGLDYYDETVFEFVTAGKGSTSGLTLIGGGRYSNLIAQLGGDNISSVGFGMGIDRVVDVVRENAMEILKPDTELRHADVYIAMTNDEDNIAFGTIMGQNYIATAGLSVYTEHSLIKNKKLFEKAAKRTADFLVYDDKMINPNLLIIRDMVTGEKVTFSKNEEGIISALNFILENSDEHITISDSKLVDVALLIEELEEGK, from the coding sequence ATGATCACAAAAATTAAAGGAACAAAAGACTATTCACCAGTAGAGTTTTTATTAAAAGATTTTGTAACTGATATGTTCACTGAAACAGTTGCTAAAGCAGGTTATGTTTTAGTGGAAACGCCTATTATGGAACAAGCTTCACTTTTCAGACGTTCTGTGGATGATTCAGAAATTGTTAAAAAAGAAATGTATGAATTTAAAGACAAAGGTGACAGAGATATAGCACTTAGACCTGAAGGAACTGCACCTTTTGTTAGAGCACTTATTGAACAAAAATGATTAAATGATGGATTTAGTAAATTTGCTTACTATGGGCCAATGTTCAGATATGAGCAACCTCAAAAAGGTAGATACAGACAGTTCTATCAAGCTGGTGTTGAATTTGTAGGTGAAAAAGCTTATACAAAGGATGTGGAAGTTATTTTATTAGCTGCGCACATTTTAGATAACTTGATGGTTGATTGAGAATTAAAAATCAACACAATTGGTGATGAATTAAGTAGAAAACAATATGAAGAAGCTTTATATAACTACTTATTACTTTACAAATCCGAGTTAAGTGAAATTTCACAAGAAAGATTAGAAAGCAAAAAAGTTTTAAGAATTCTTGATGATAAAGAAGATTCGCAAAAACCTTTTATTAAAAATGCGCCTAAAATTGCTGATTATTTATCAGATGAATCAAAAGAATACTTTGTAAAAGTTACTACAGCACTTGATGCAGCAAATATTGAATACAAAGTTTCTAATGAATTAGTTAGAGGGCTTGATTACTATGATGAAACTGTATTTGAATTTGTAACAGCAGGTAAAGGTTCAACAAGTGGACTTACATTAATTGGTGGTGGAAGATATTCAAACTTAATAGCTCAATTAGGTGGAGATAATATTTCAAGTGTTGGTTTTGGAATGGGAATTGATCGTGTTGTCGATGTTGTAAGAGAAAATGCGATGGAAATTTTAAAACCAGATACAGAACTAAGACACGCTGATGTTTATATTGCAATGACAAATGATGAAGATAATATTGCTTTTGGTACTATAATGGGACAAAATTATATTGCAACAGCTGGTTTATCAGTTTACACAGAACATTCTTTAATTAAAAATAAAAAGTTATTTGAAAAAGCAGCAAAGAGAACCGCTGACTTCTTAGTTTATGATGACAAAATGATTAATCCTAACTTATTAATCATCAGAGATATGGTTACAGGAGAAAAAGTTACATTCTCAAAAAATGAAGAGGGTATCATTTCTGCACTTAACTTTATTTTAGAAAATAGCGATGAACACATCACAATCAGTGACTCGAAATTAGTTGATGTTGCACTTCTTATTGAAGAATTAGAAGAAGGAAAATAA
- the rpmG gene encoding 50S ribosomal protein L33 produces MKSNKVSIACELCRKKNYVTIKSAGNAERLAIKKYCPHCKQHSIHKEEV; encoded by the coding sequence ATGAAAAGTAACAAGGTATCAATTGCATGTGAATTATGCAGAAAGAAAAATTACGTGACAATTAAAAGTGCTGGAAATGCAGAACGTTTAGCAATTAAAAAATATTGTCCTCATTGCAAACAACACTCAATTCACAAAGAAGAAGTTTAA
- a CDS encoding Eco47II family restriction endonuclease: MSYKYNLSFISESDFTNHIKETVDSYVKGTEAIDLKKFNSNVIDPIKLLFDKEILNKSFTSLIDQEIERQRDKHNNNAIGYFHQNIFKYIENCVVPDHGWDIIVKKDGLTLYVEMKNKHNTMNSSSRDKIYSKMLEKIKTSNDENLQCALVEVIALKTTDKEFTISKKQIEDPYITKRIRHMSIDKFYEFITEDKFAFKKLCDQLIDTLPKVVKEMGNVKRPKDTVLDELNDISTEISKALFEIAFKNYDTFKK, from the coding sequence ATGAGCTACAAATATAATTTAAGTTTTATTAGTGAAAGTGATTTTACAAATCACATCAAAGAAACCGTTGATAGCTACGTAAAAGGTACTGAAGCAATTGATTTAAAGAAATTTAATAGCAATGTAATCGATCCAATAAAACTGCTTTTTGATAAAGAAATTTTAAATAAGAGTTTTACATCATTGATCGATCAAGAGATCGAAAGACAAAGAGATAAGCACAATAATAATGCAATCGGTTATTTTCATCAAAACATTTTTAAATATATAGAAAATTGTGTTGTTCCAGATCATGGTTGAGACATTATTGTTAAAAAAGATGGATTAACTTTATATGTTGAAATGAAAAATAAACATAATACAATGAATAGTTCATCAAGAGATAAAATTTATTCAAAAATGTTAGAGAAAATTAAAACATCAAATGATGAAAATTTACAATGTGCATTGGTTGAAGTGATTGCATTAAAAACAACAGATAAAGAATTTACAATCTCTAAGAAACAAATCGAAGATCCATATATTACTAAAAGAATTAGACATATGTCTATTGATAAGTTTTATGAATTTATCACAGAGGATAAGTTTGCTTTTAAAAAGTTATGTGATCAATTAATTGATACTTTACCAAAAGTTGTTAAGGAAATGGGTAATGTAAAAAGACCAAAAGATACTGTTTTAGATGAGTTGAATGATATTTCAACAGAAATATCAAAGGCATTATTTGAAATAGCATTTAAAAATTATGATACTTTTAAAAAGTAA
- the ychF gene encoding redox-regulated ATPase YchF, whose translation MSLKAGIVGLPNVGKSTLFSAITKKQVESSNYAFTTIEPNISSVPLIDTRLQKIADIIKPDKIVWATFDFVDIAGLVEGASKGEGLGNKFLSNIREVDAIIHVVRCFEDKNILHVANSVNPVRDKDVINYELMLADLETINNVINRVTKKAKSGDKDGLIEFNAANKVKDALLQSIPARDVELDENELKAVKGYHLLTLKPIIYVANLGTEQYANYKDDKLYNELKNSLKQNEKIIPISVQLESELVDLSDDEKNEMLSMYGVERSGLDVLTRESFDLLNLETYFTAGKIEARAWVYHKGWAAPKCAGIIHTDFEKKFIKADVIAYEDYIEYNGELGAKNTGKMRSEGKNYIMKDGDVCHFKFGK comes from the coding sequence ATGTCACTAAAAGCAGGTATTGTAGGTCTTCCAAACGTAGGTAAAAGTACATTATTTAGTGCAATTACTAAAAAGCAAGTTGAATCATCTAACTACGCTTTCACAACTATTGAACCTAACATTTCATCAGTTCCTTTAATTGATACAAGATTACAAAAAATTGCAGACATTATCAAACCAGATAAAATTGTTTGAGCTACATTTGATTTTGTTGACATAGCCGGACTTGTTGAAGGTGCATCAAAAGGAGAAGGATTAGGAAATAAATTCTTATCAAACATTAGAGAAGTTGATGCAATTATTCACGTTGTTAGATGTTTTGAAGACAAAAACATCTTGCACGTAGCTAATTCAGTAAATCCCGTAAGAGATAAGGATGTTATTAACTATGAGTTAATGTTAGCTGACTTAGAAACAATTAACAACGTAATTAATAGAGTTACTAAAAAAGCTAAATCAGGTGATAAAGATGGTTTAATTGAATTTAATGCTGCTAACAAAGTTAAAGATGCATTGCTTCAATCAATACCAGCTCGTGATGTTGAACTTGATGAAAATGAATTAAAAGCTGTTAAAGGTTATCATTTACTCACGTTAAAACCAATAATTTATGTAGCTAACTTAGGTACAGAACAGTATGCAAATTACAAAGATGATAAACTTTATAATGAGCTTAAAAATTCATTAAAACAAAATGAAAAAATCATTCCAATTTCAGTTCAATTAGAATCTGAGTTAGTTGATCTATCGGATGACGAAAAAAACGAAATGCTCTCAATGTATGGCGTAGAACGTAGTGGTCTAGATGTTTTAACAAGAGAATCATTTGATCTTCTTAATTTAGAAACATACTTTACAGCAGGTAAAATTGAAGCAAGAGCTTGAGTTTACCATAAAGGTTGAGCAGCTCCTAAATGTGCAGGAATTATTCATACAGACTTTGAGAAAAAATTCATTAAAGCAGATGTTATTGCATATGAGGATTACATCGAATACAATGGTGAATTAGGCGCTAAAAACACTGGCAAAATGCGTTCTGAAGGTAAAAACTACATTATGAAAGATGGCGACGTTTGTCACTTTAAATTCGGGAAATAA
- a CDS encoding adenine phosphoribosyltransferase — translation MKNLRNLITDIPNFPKQGIVFKDITPLLANPDAFTYVIDKMAQLCKEADIIVAPDARGFIFGTPVAYKLNKPFVMVRKKGKLPGPTIPQKYDLEYGDNTLEIQDKILKPGQKAIIIDDVLATGGTTKAIIDLLQSQGVKVLANVVLMVLDELDGYKKISKLIDVKSIL, via the coding sequence ATGAAAAATCTTAGAAATTTAATTACTGATATTCCTAATTTCCCTAAACAAGGAATTGTATTCAAAGATATAACACCACTATTAGCTAATCCTGATGCATTTACCTATGTCATAGACAAAATGGCACAATTATGCAAAGAAGCAGACATCATTGTAGCACCTGATGCAAGAGGATTTATCTTCGGAACTCCTGTTGCTTATAAACTTAATAAACCGTTTGTAATGGTTAGAAAGAAAGGTAAACTACCAGGTCCTACAATTCCTCAAAAGTATGACTTAGAATATGGTGACAATACTTTAGAAATTCAAGATAAAATTCTAAAACCAGGTCAAAAAGCAATCATTATTGATGATGTTTTAGCAACTGGTGGAACTACAAAAGCTATTATTGATTTACTTCAATCTCAAGGTGTAAAAGTTCTTGCTAATGTTGTTTTAATGGTCTTAGACGAACTTGATGGATACAAGAAAATCAGTAAACTAATTGATGTAAAATCAATTCTATAA
- a CDS encoding DNA cytosine methyltransferase has translation MKKREKIKGIELFAGAGGLALGLEEAGIQHIGLIEVDKWACDTLKTNRPEWNVIQEDITKISQEDLCKLFNLKEGELDVLSGGAPCQSFSYAGKRLGLEDTRGTLFYNYALFLNKLKPKMFLFENVKGLLSHDNGKTFEVIYNIFTNEGYKLEYQVLNAWDYNVAQKRERLILIGIRNDLVDKIVFQFPNKHYPKPVLRDILLDVPASEGAKYSKEKEAIFSLVPAGGYWRDIPEEIAKEYMKSSWDSYGGRTGILRRLSLDEPSLTILTTPQMKQTDRCHPFENRPFTIRESARIQSFPDGWTFKGSVANQYKQIGNAVPVNLAKSVGKQIVKALKNMKRDD, from the coding sequence ATGAAAAAAAGAGAAAAAATAAAAGGTATTGAATTATTTGCAGGAGCCGGTGGATTAGCTTTAGGTCTAGAAGAAGCTGGTATTCAACACATAGGCTTAATTGAAGTTGATAAATGAGCTTGTGACACATTGAAAACTAACAGACCTGAATGAAATGTTATCCAAGAAGACATAACAAAAATTTCACAAGAGGATTTATGTAAGTTATTTAATCTAAAAGAAGGTGAACTAGATGTTTTATCAGGTGGAGCTCCTTGCCAAAGTTTTAGTTATGCTGGTAAAAGGTTGGGTTTAGAGGATACAAGAGGAACTTTATTCTACAACTACGCCTTATTCCTTAATAAGCTTAAGCCAAAAATGTTCCTATTTGAAAATGTTAAAGGTTTACTTTCACACGATAATGGTAAAACTTTTGAAGTCATTTACAATATTTTCACAAATGAAGGTTACAAATTAGAATATCAAGTTCTGAATGCTTGAGATTATAATGTGGCTCAGAAAAGAGAAAGATTAATTTTAATTGGAATTCGTAATGATTTAGTTGACAAAATTGTTTTTCAATTCCCAAATAAACATTATCCTAAACCAGTTTTAAGAGATATTTTATTAGATGTCCCTGCTAGTGAGGGTGCTAAATATTCTAAGGAAAAAGAAGCTATTTTCTCACTTGTCCCAGCAGGTGGATATTGAAGAGATATACCTGAGGAAATAGCAAAGGAATATATGAAATCCAGTTGAGATTCATATGGAGGAAGAACTGGTATTTTAAGAAGATTAAGTCTTGATGAACCATCATTAACTATCTTAACAACTCCTCAAATGAAACAAACAGACAGGTGCCATCCGTTCGAAAATAGACCATTTACAATTAGAGAATCTGCAAGAATTCAATCATTTCCGGATGGATGAACTTTTAAAGGTTCAGTTGCAAATCAATATAAGCAAATTGGAAATGCAGTCCCAGTAAACTTAGCTAAAAGTGTTGGAAAGCAAATCGTCAAAGCTTTAAAAAATATGAAAAGAGATGACTAA
- the secE gene encoding preprotein translocase subunit SecE codes for MRKNKKAKTEKVETAKMSLKDRFESRNKIYFFRKTVKEIKRVRWATPRENWINLVKILVFTAIFALFVYAVTIGFTKLWEVIGSV; via the coding sequence ATGAGAAAAAATAAGAAAGCAAAAACTGAAAAAGTCGAAACAGCAAAAATGTCTTTAAAAGACAGATTTGAAAGTAGAAATAAAATTTATTTCTTTAGAAAGACTGTTAAAGAAATTAAACGTGTTCGTTGAGCAACTCCAAGAGAAAATTGAATAAACCTTGTTAAAATTCTTGTTTTTACAGCTATATTTGCTTTATTTGTTTATGCAGTAACAATTGGATTTACAAAATTATGAGAAGTAATTGGTTCAGTTTAG